Genomic window (Thomasclavelia spiroformis DSM 1552):
TGTTCTAAAAACATATATACTGTAATTTATACCACTTACATAAATTGAAAAAACAAGCGAAATTAAAGTAAATGAGGATATCAAATATAAATCACCTAACCAAAGAATAATAAATGGTTTCATTAAAACTAATAAACATACACAAACAAAACTATATAAAAAATAAACTGATAAAAATAATTCATCAAAAATATTTCTTTTTTCTTGAACAGAACTATCAACATTAAAGTTTCCAACACTAGATGAAATACTTGTTAATGCATTATAAAATATGTTATTTACTGAATTAATAACCATTAAATAATTTGAAATGATACCTACCTGTAAAAGACCAAACATTTTTGAAATAATTATATTATCTGTACCACTCGAGACAATACCACAAACTTTTGATATTGCTAACGCCTTAATATTAACAAAAATTTCTTTTTTTTCATCTTTTGACAACTGATTTTTAGGTGCTAATAAAACATACGGATATTGTTTGTTAACAATTACAGTCAAAATAACATTAATCATTAGTGTACATAGGATTTGACATAATAGATATAAAATAAAAGAATGTGTAAAATAAAGAATGATTGATTGAACTATCATAAGACTAATGTGTGCAAAATTAGCCACTAAATTATTAATATATGATTTTTGATCAGCCAATAGCATAGATTTTTTATATGTACAAAAATATGATACAACAGTGTTCAATAAATATAATACAAATAAAAGATGTATGTCTTCTGGGATACTTGGTTTTTCTTTTATTAAATAATTAATAAATGGAGTAACTAATAATCCAGCAACAAGCATTACAGTAGCAATTATATGATATGCTTTTTTATATAATAATAATAAGGCATTAATTTTATCATATTTTTTTTTCTTTATTGGCTCATATAAACTATATACCATTACATTACCAATACCCAATTCAGTAAATGATAATATTGTTAATACATTTGAAAATAGTCCATTTATCCCTAAGTATTCTGCAGAAAGAAATCGAATAAAAATACTTCTAGAAACAAAACTAAGAATTAATGTACAACTTTGACAAAACATAGTTAATACAATGTTTTTTATTGAACGTGAAAAATTTGATTGCATTATACATCATCCTTTCTGATGTTTATATAATAGCTACCTTTTCTTTTTGCATAGATATTTAACATTCCTGCAAAAATACAGAAATCAACAAAATAATATGGCATTCCTTTAAAAACTGGTTCTACGAAGAAATTTATTAAAAAAGCACAACAAATACTTAATATCAAATATTTATTTTCTAATAATATACTACTATTTTTTACTATTTTTAATACGTCATGAATAGCTACAACAGTAAATGTTACCAATAATATAAAAGGAAACCATCCAACTTGCTTTAAAACATCAAACCATAAGTTATGGGTTGTATCTAATGACCCATCTCCAAAAGGATATTTATATGCCTCTTCAATTGTTTTA
Coding sequences:
- a CDS encoding lipopolysaccharide biosynthesis protein; protein product: MQSNFSRSIKNIVLTMFCQSCTLILSFVSRSIFIRFLSAEYLGINGLFSNVLTILSFTELGIGNVMVYSLYEPIKKKKYDKINALLLLYKKAYHIIATVMLVAGLLVTPFINYLIKEKPSIPEDIHLLFVLYLLNTVVSYFCTYKKSMLLADQKSYINNLVANFAHISLMIVQSIILYFTHSFILYLLCQILCTLMINVILTVIVNKQYPYVLLAPKNQLSKDEKKEIFVNIKALAISKVCGIVSSGTDNIIISKMFGLLQVGIISNYLMVINSVNNIFYNALTSISSSVGNFNVDSSVQEKRNIFDELFLSVYFLYSFVCVCLLVLMKPFIILWLGDLYLISSFTLISLVFSIYVSGINYSIYVFRTTEGYFKEVQYIYVLSAICNIFLSILLGKLWGIEGVFVATWMSKLFLTEVSDSYYTYVKILHRKHISYFYRYLFFLFICVINALICFLVVNSISFNGWMGLILKGVICGSVNIIFNILVFFHRKEFRAIINRYLNLIRKTTILKSSSRL